Proteins encoded together in one Oculatellaceae cyanobacterium window:
- a CDS encoding PEP-CTERM sorting domain-containing protein codes for MKVLSVLALGSACSISLSLLAKVAPAFAVNENNNNNSFETRQIISGDNTVDAVLDPGLVDFFSFSNLTAGKLFDIKVNSDQVDSLLALLDIDNTLNNGYKLNVFNDDKSDVSVLSQLTGKVPDTGILDFGVSGANDLTAVGEPVVDPVTGIVISRDYQLGGAHNESGSYTLSLNTFDLPQASTNSKLINGGFEQGDFSGWATLGETNIDNQQSNFGSGPTEGNFQALLSTADGSFNNSILEEFLGLGQGALDALLPIPLPPRTAISQPPQGSAIQQKFAAKAGQRLTFDWNFLTNEVAGTDLGAALPDFSFVSINSEANSISKLNFLGLAAVFDPTNNPFKPTATTFFQETGFNTFSYKIPTDGIYSLGIGVSNKFDNDVDSALLVDNVQVVPEPSSLLSLLGFGVLGAGSLLKRKQRQKAGLVKSS; via the coding sequence ATGAAAGTACTTTCCGTTCTAGCTCTGGGTAGTGCTTGCTCAATTTCCCTGAGTTTGCTGGCTAAAGTTGCTCCTGCTTTTGCAGTGAATGAGAATAACAATAATAACTCTTTTGAAACCAGACAAATTATCTCTGGTGATAATACTGTAGATGCAGTACTTGATCCAGGGCTAGTTGATTTTTTCTCATTCTCAAATCTAACTGCGGGAAAATTATTTGATATTAAAGTCAATTCCGACCAAGTAGATTCTCTGCTAGCGTTGCTTGATATTGATAATACTCTTAACAATGGCTATAAGTTGAATGTGTTCAACGATGACAAATCTGACGTTAGTGTTTTATCTCAGTTAACGGGGAAAGTACCGGACACTGGCATTCTGGATTTCGGAGTATCTGGTGCTAATGATCTCACGGCGGTCGGAGAACCAGTTGTTGATCCTGTTACGGGGATAGTTATTAGCCGCGATTATCAACTTGGAGGGGCTCACAATGAATCTGGCTCCTATACACTGTCATTAAACACATTTGATCTTCCCCAAGCTTCTACAAACTCAAAGCTAATTAATGGTGGTTTTGAACAGGGGGATTTTAGTGGATGGGCAACGTTAGGCGAAACCAATATTGATAATCAGCAGTCAAATTTTGGTAGTGGGCCAACGGAGGGGAACTTCCAAGCTTTATTGTCAACTGCTGACGGCTCATTTAATAACTCCATTCTGGAAGAATTCTTAGGGTTAGGTCAGGGAGCATTAGATGCACTTTTGCCTATCCCACTACCACCAAGGACGGCGATTTCACAACCTCCACAAGGTTCTGCTATTCAACAAAAATTTGCTGCAAAGGCTGGGCAACGTTTAACTTTCGATTGGAATTTTCTCACTAATGAGGTAGCAGGTACTGATTTAGGTGCGGCTCTCCCCGATTTTTCCTTTGTGTCGATCAATTCTGAAGCAAACTCTATTAGTAAACTTAACTTCCTGGGTCTGGCTGCGGTTTTTGATCCTACAAACAACCCATTTAAGCCCACTGCAACAACGTTTTTTCAGGAAACTGGCTTTAATACTTTTTCCTACAAGATACCTACGGACGGAATATACAGTTTGGGAATTGGGGTATCCAATAAGTTTGATAACGATGTTGATTCGGCATTATTAGTTGACAATGTGCAAGTTGTCCCCGAACCAAGTTCTTTATTAAGTTTATTGGGTTTTGGTGTTTTAGGCGCAGGTTCATTGCTTAAACGTAAGCAACGGCAAAAAGCAGGTTTGGTCAAAAGTAGTTAG
- a CDS encoding multicopper oxidase domain-containing protein has translation MVTRRQFLVTSAGAGAGFIVPVMLNGKRTSAQTTPSYAKPPKFTDSLPIPFASSSLPSTSTLTIKTTAHKFHSSLNAAPALAYNYQSNENLTLLGPTLQVTKNSPVSLTFKNNIVGGHPLASAIDTTLHGPNHADDKNNPRMAVHFHGINAAPEDDGYPTDTFLPGGSFTYDFNNKQEAATLWYHDHALGITGINVLGGLAGLYLIRDEDDPAGGGGPLGIPAGEPYEVPLVLQDRFLKEDGSIYHPPHWEIEYVAPIATINGKAWPKLDVERTLYRFRIVNGSSARTYNLKLSSGQKIIQIGGDQGFLNAPVYLSNLLMAPGERADVLIDFSDRQPGENIVLQNLAVSPYPFGRVSSFLSQYDQLPDLMQFTVKSGTANKKAIPQQLRKSKPLIQPAATYAPIRQRYLTLVEVSPPGRPPVVLLQNYLFWHEVEDNEQFMERPKVDTVEQWNIINLQPVSHPMHLHLVPFRILNRQKLDTARYLKAYTAGGKRTLMHPQTVQGVTLTQVSANYPPISPDSYVVGSPRPPAANEAGWKDTVLVNPNEVVRLIVPFGANAAPNLPFGNSYTGRYVWHCHMLGHEDNEMMLPYTVIP, from the coding sequence ATGGTAACCAGAAGGCAATTTTTAGTTACAAGTGCAGGCGCTGGCGCTGGATTTATTGTTCCAGTCATGCTTAATGGCAAGAGAACCTCTGCACAGACAACACCAAGTTATGCGAAACCGCCAAAATTCACCGATTCTTTGCCGATTCCGTTTGCATCGTCCAGTTTGCCATCTACTTCTACATTAACGATTAAAACAACTGCACATAAATTTCACAGTAGTCTTAATGCAGCACCTGCGTTAGCTTACAACTATCAAAGCAACGAGAATTTAACGCTACTTGGCCCAACATTACAGGTAACGAAAAACTCGCCAGTTAGTCTGACATTTAAGAACAACATTGTTGGAGGTCACCCGTTAGCGAGTGCGATCGACACGACTTTGCACGGGCCGAATCACGCAGACGACAAAAACAATCCCCGAATGGCTGTGCATTTTCACGGCATCAACGCCGCACCTGAAGACGACGGTTACCCAACCGATACTTTTCTACCAGGGGGAAGCTTCACCTACGACTTTAACAATAAACAAGAAGCAGCGACGCTGTGGTATCACGACCATGCTCTTGGGATCACTGGAATCAATGTGTTGGGTGGTCTAGCAGGATTATATTTAATTAGGGATGAAGACGATCCCGCAGGTGGCGGTGGGCCGCTCGGTATCCCCGCTGGAGAGCCCTATGAGGTGCCGCTAGTATTACAAGATCGGTTTTTAAAAGAAGACGGCTCAATTTATCACCCCCCCCACTGGGAAATTGAGTATGTCGCCCCTATTGCTACAATCAACGGTAAGGCATGGCCAAAACTGGATGTTGAGCGCACCTTGTACCGATTCCGAATAGTCAACGGCTCAAGCGCCCGAACTTACAACCTTAAGCTGTCGTCTGGGCAAAAAATCATCCAAATTGGTGGTGACCAAGGATTTCTCAACGCTCCGGTGTACCTATCAAACCTGCTAATGGCTCCAGGAGAAAGGGCTGACGTGCTGATTGACTTCTCCGACAGACAGCCTGGAGAAAATATCGTCTTGCAAAATCTTGCTGTTTCGCCGTATCCGTTTGGTAGGGTCAGTTCGTTCTTATCACAATACGATCAACTGCCCGATCTGATGCAGTTTACGGTCAAATCAGGCACCGCCAATAAGAAAGCAATTCCCCAGCAACTGCGAAAAAGTAAACCCCTGATTCAGCCTGCCGCTACTTATGCACCAATCAGGCAGCGGTATTTAACTTTGGTAGAAGTCTCTCCTCCAGGTAGACCACCAGTTGTATTGCTGCAGAACTATCTGTTTTGGCATGAGGTAGAAGACAACGAGCAGTTCATGGAGCGACCCAAGGTTGATACTGTAGAACAATGGAATATCATCAACCTGCAACCAGTGTCCCATCCGATGCACCTCCACCTGGTTCCGTTCCGCATCCTTAACCGACAAAAGCTCGATACAGCCAGGTATCTGAAAGCATACACGGCAGGTGGTAAGCGTACATTGATGCACCCGCAGACAGTACAGGGCGTAACACTAACGCAGGTGTCAGCTAACTACCCGCCAATTAGCCCCGACTCCTATGTGGTTGGTTCTCCCAGACCGCCAGCAGCAAACGAAGCTGGTTGGAAAGATACAGTGCTAGTCAACCCAAACGAGGTCGTCCGCCTCATTGTGCCATTTGGTGCCAATGCTGCACCTAATTTACCTTTCGGCAACTCCTATACTGGACGTTATGTGTGGCATTGCCATATGCTGGGACATGAAGACAACGAGATGATGCTGCCCTACACGGTGATACCGTAA